A stretch of Lactiplantibacillus brownii DNA encodes these proteins:
- the ppx gene encoding exopolyphosphatase: MENFAVIDLGSNSCRMTVTQIQPDGSYTVTHRLKEMVRLSENEDDAEAPTLKAAAIDRTVAALQSFKDVYDKLPNLKLRAVATAATRKATNQKKFLKRVKTDVGLDIEVIPGTTEAYYDYLGVVNTLPTTNCVMMDTGGGSCELVLIINGRAKNLISLPIGAVSLSEKFGLNDQIPANALFDTMTFVDKLFNSVWWLRNGQNLPLVCLGGSNRTIAKINRRKSNFLNFEDIHGYRLRDTAIYQTFNDVLTQDAAGRAKIPGLAKDRADIIVGGMVPAIMLMRFLDSDRIIFSQNGLREGILFEHLTTLAEQNNNVPG, encoded by the coding sequence ATGGAAAATTTTGCCGTAATTGATTTAGGATCGAACTCGTGTCGGATGACCGTGACCCAGATTCAACCGGATGGCAGTTATACAGTTACCCACCGGTTAAAAGAAATGGTTCGGCTCTCTGAAAACGAAGATGATGCGGAAGCGCCAACCTTAAAAGCGGCCGCAATTGACCGAACCGTCGCCGCCTTGCAATCTTTTAAAGACGTTTATGACAAATTACCTAATTTAAAATTACGAGCCGTCGCCACTGCGGCCACGCGTAAAGCCACGAATCAGAAAAAGTTTTTAAAACGCGTTAAAACCGACGTTGGTCTAGATATCGAAGTAATCCCTGGTACCACTGAGGCTTACTATGATTACCTCGGAGTGGTCAATACCCTACCCACAACTAACTGTGTCATGATGGATACTGGTGGCGGGAGTTGTGAATTGGTTTTGATCATCAACGGCCGCGCGAAAAATCTCATCAGTCTCCCGATTGGCGCTGTCAGTTTATCGGAAAAGTTTGGCCTCAACGATCAGATTCCAGCCAATGCCCTTTTTGACACGATGACGTTTGTCGATAAATTGTTTAATAGTGTGTGGTGGCTTCGCAACGGTCAAAACCTACCGCTAGTTTGTCTCGGCGGCAGTAACCGAACCATTGCTAAGATCAATCGTCGTAAAAGTAACTTTTTGAATTTTGAAGACATTCACGGCTATCGGTTACGTGACACCGCGATCTATCAAACTTTTAACGACGTGCTCACTCAGGACGCCGCGGGTCGCGCGAAGATTCCTGGGCTGGCCAAGGATCGGGCCGATATCATTGTCGGCGGCATGGTACCAGCTATCATGCTGATGCGTTTTCTCGATTCTGATCGCATCATCTTCTCACAAAACGGCTTACGTGAAGGCATCTTGTTTGAACATCTCACCACCTTAGCTGAACAAAATAACAACGTTCCTGGATAA